In Methanosarcina barkeri MS, a single window of DNA contains:
- the cydB gene encoding cytochrome d ubiquinol oxidase subunit II, which translates to MFDFLTHDMLAIIWFFLWCVIWGVYFIVDSFSLGAGLLVPFIATDKAQRMQIQSSVGPFWGGNEVWLILAAGGTFAAFPLVFSKMFTFLYLPMMLLLIGLIARGISIEYLHKDENPQIQKILMWGWFAGSLLISLVLGVAFANFFKGLEIASGGVYIGTLIGLFSPYALIGGVLFVLMSVTSGALWINVKTEGAIAAKAGDLAKKSTLIVLVLALVYLAYSFMGIEGFTTNYSAMPALYLLPVLAVVTAVLAVFFAKKDKIFPAFCSNLLAFLFVVESGLASIYPYMLKSSVSSEYGIDIFEAASSHMTLSVMLGAALVFVPIIIIYQLWAYTLFREKIKETDHVEY; encoded by the coding sequence ATGTTCGATTTTCTTACTCATGATATGCTTGCTATTATCTGGTTCTTCCTGTGGTGTGTAATATGGGGAGTTTACTTTATTGTTGACTCTTTTTCCCTCGGAGCAGGCCTTCTGGTACCTTTTATTGCCACAGATAAGGCCCAGAGGATGCAAATCCAGAGTTCTGTTGGTCCTTTCTGGGGTGGCAATGAGGTATGGCTTATCCTGGCTGCAGGTGGAACATTTGCTGCATTCCCTCTGGTATTCTCGAAGATGTTTACTTTCCTGTATCTTCCCATGATGTTGCTGCTTATCGGCTTAATTGCAAGGGGAATTTCCATAGAATATCTTCACAAGGATGAGAATCCCCAAATACAAAAAATCCTTATGTGGGGATGGTTTGCTGGAAGCCTGCTGATTTCTCTGGTCCTGGGAGTTGCATTTGCGAACTTCTTCAAGGGGCTCGAAATTGCTTCAGGAGGTGTTTATATAGGTACCCTTATTGGACTCTTCAGCCCATATGCATTGATAGGCGGTGTCTTATTCGTGCTTATGAGTGTTACTTCAGGTGCGCTCTGGATCAATGTCAAAACTGAAGGAGCCATAGCTGCAAAAGCAGGTGATCTGGCAAAGAAAAGTACTCTTATCGTACTCGTACTTGCTCTGGTCTATCTGGCATATTCCTTTATGGGTATAGAAGGTTTTACAACCAACTATTCAGCCATGCCAGCTCTGTACTTATTGCCAGTTCTTGCGGTAGTGACAGCTGTTCTTGCTGTGTTTTTTGCAAAAAAGGACAAGATATTCCCTGCCTTTTGCAGCAATCTCCTGGCGTTTCTTTTCGTTGTTGAAAGCGGGCTTGCAAGTATCTATCCTTACATGCTTAAGTCCTCAGTTTCTTCTGAATATGGAATAGACATCTTTGAGGCTGCATCAAGCCACATGACTCTGAGCGTCATGCTAGGAGCAGCATTGGTATTCGTGCCCATAATCATCATCTATCAGCTATGGGCATATACCCTGTTCAGGGAAAAGATAAAAGAAACAGATCATGTAGAGTACTAA
- a CDS encoding cytochrome ubiquinol oxidase subunit I, giving the protein MIELLLLSRLQFAITAAFHFIFVPLTLGLALLVAVMETMYYRNKDETWRKMADFWGNIFKINFAIGLVSGITLTFQLGTNWGAYAEFMGDVFGPPLAMEALFAFFLEGTFLGAWIFLGHNRQKLKAFSMWMVALGTNISSLWIITANGFMQHPVGYEMVADGSKVVMTDFIALITNGYVWYMLIHTLLAAYLLTSFVIMGICAYHFLKGNNNEVFKKSFSIAVIIALATAVMLPVLGHGYAQYVAALQPTKGAAMDAIWETGSSVPMYLIQVPDSSTGSNSIQLLGIPGLASFLYTGSFSGTITGLNQLPQGELPPVEMIFWSFRLMTILGSLFIIVALLGLYLQKSGKLYTSKKYLKLLIWSIPLPYITITAGWIVAEVGRQPWMVYGLLKTANGVSSVPTSDVLLSISLISTFYMVLLIFEVYLIKKTVVNATGVE; this is encoded by the coding sequence ATGATTGAATTGCTTTTATTAAGTCGGCTTCAGTTTGCCATAACAGCTGCGTTCCATTTCATATTTGTTCCACTAACTTTGGGATTAGCATTATTAGTGGCAGTCATGGAAACAATGTACTACAGGAACAAAGATGAAACATGGCGAAAAATGGCTGACTTCTGGGGTAATATATTCAAGATAAACTTTGCAATAGGTCTAGTATCAGGTATTACACTGACTTTTCAGTTAGGTACTAACTGGGGTGCCTATGCAGAATTCATGGGAGATGTCTTTGGACCACCTTTAGCTATGGAAGCGTTATTTGCTTTCTTCCTTGAAGGGACTTTCCTTGGAGCATGGATATTCTTGGGCCATAACCGTCAGAAATTAAAGGCATTTTCCATGTGGATGGTCGCTCTAGGTACTAACATATCTTCATTATGGATTATCACTGCTAACGGGTTTATGCAGCATCCCGTAGGCTATGAGATGGTTGCTGACGGGAGCAAGGTGGTTATGACAGATTTCATTGCTCTAATTACGAACGGCTATGTTTGGTACATGCTGATACACACTCTGCTTGCAGCTTACCTGTTGACCTCATTCGTGATAATGGGAATCTGTGCGTATCATTTCCTTAAAGGGAATAACAATGAAGTGTTTAAAAAATCTTTTAGCATAGCAGTTATCATAGCACTCGCTACTGCAGTCATGCTTCCAGTTCTTGGTCACGGTTATGCACAATATGTTGCTGCGCTTCAACCTACAAAAGGAGCGGCAATGGATGCGATATGGGAAACAGGCTCTTCAGTGCCTATGTATCTAATACAGGTACCCGATTCAAGCACAGGCTCCAATAGTATTCAGCTGCTGGGAATTCCAGGTCTTGCAAGTTTCCTGTATACAGGAAGTTTTAGCGGAACGATAACAGGACTTAACCAGCTACCTCAGGGTGAATTACCGCCTGTAGAAATGATATTCTGGAGCTTCAGGTTGATGACAATTCTGGGTTCCCTGTTCATCATAGTGGCTCTTTTAGGCTTATATCTTCAAAAATCAGGCAAGCTATACACATCCAAAAAATATCTAAAGCTACTAATATGGTCTATTCCTCTTCCATATATTACTATTACTGCTGGCTGGATTGTAGCTGAGGTAGGAAGGCAGCCATGGATGGTCTATGGTTTGCTAAAGACAGCTAATGGTGTATCATCGGTTCCCACATCAGACGTCTTGTTAAGTATTAGCCTTATAAGCACATTTTATATGGTCCTGCTTATCTTTGAGGTATACCTCATAAAGAAAACCGTGGTCAATGCGACAGGAGTTGAGTGA
- a CDS encoding Fur family transcriptional regulator — MKPTEKADMKYTNQRVEILAFLRDHDGHPTVDEVYDGVRKKLTRISKATVYKNLKFLTEKGLLEEVNVKGVSRFEANFIPHHHLICRECGRMEDFNSEQLLDYSMKIAEEIEGFTIVSTSTNFYGVCKKCKESKESEEPKESEGSKESEESEESEESEESEESEESEESEESEET, encoded by the coding sequence ATGAAGCCCACAGAGAAAGCTGACATGAAATACACAAACCAGAGAGTCGAAATACTTGCTTTCTTGCGCGACCATGATGGTCATCCCACTGTAGACGAAGTTTATGATGGGGTTAGAAAAAAACTGACGCGTATAAGCAAGGCTACCGTATATAAAAATCTCAAATTCCTTACGGAGAAAGGTTTACTGGAGGAGGTGAATGTAAAAGGAGTCTCAAGATTTGAAGCAAATTTCATTCCACATCACCATCTTATCTGCCGGGAATGTGGAAGGATGGAGGATTTCAATTCGGAACAATTGTTGGATTATTCGATGAAGATAGCTGAGGAAATTGAAGGATTTACTATTGTTTCAACGAGCACTAACTTCTATGGTGTATGTAAGAAATGTAAGGAATCTAAGGAATCTGAGGAGCCTAAGGAATCTGAGGGGTCTAAGGAATCTGAGGAGTCTGAGGAATCTGAGGAGTCTGAGGAGTCTGAGGAGTCTGAGGAGTCTGAGGAGTCTGAGGAGTCTGAGGAAACATAA
- a CDS encoding SAM-dependent methyltransferase, with the protein MEIPENTEKEFNNMNKMFKEITGPGSKTAMGVLLVRYFESQKPKDERICYDPYAVYFINPEVLEWGVHHPDEAKIMQEQLDRFFPGRNNSIVARVRFFDDFVKKSIDEGIEQLVILGAGYDSRAYRIEGLEKIKTFEVDHPATQNVKMEKIRTIFGSLPGHVVYVPCNLETEDFGQRLINVGYIRHVKTLFLMEGLLMYLQPKVVDEILSFIVKNSGKNSSILFDYFPQSAVDGSSKLEAGRNIRNQMSQLGEPFKFGIKEGTVDAFLTQRGFTQVCNVTIEDCKKAYFQGINKNRIVDSLKSFVYAVVQ; encoded by the coding sequence ATGGAAATACCTGAGAATACAGAGAAAGAGTTCAACAATATGAACAAAATGTTTAAGGAAATAACAGGACCAGGCAGCAAGACAGCCATGGGCGTTTTACTTGTCAGATACTTTGAATCGCAGAAGCCCAAAGACGAACGAATTTGTTATGACCCATATGCAGTCTATTTCATCAACCCGGAGGTTTTGGAGTGGGGAGTTCACCATCCAGATGAGGCAAAAATAATGCAGGAGCAACTGGACAGATTTTTTCCGGGAAGAAATAACTCAATCGTTGCTAGAGTCAGATTTTTTGATGATTTTGTGAAAAAATCAATCGATGAAGGTATTGAGCAACTGGTTATATTAGGTGCAGGATATGATTCACGTGCTTATCGGATCGAAGGACTGGAGAAGATCAAAACTTTTGAGGTAGACCATCCTGCTACACAAAATGTAAAAATGGAAAAAATAAGAACGATCTTTGGCAGTTTGCCAGGTCATGTTGTCTATGTCCCTTGCAATTTAGAAACTGAAGACTTTGGTCAAAGGTTGATAAACGTGGGATATATCCGGCACGTTAAGACTCTTTTCCTGATGGAAGGGCTCTTAATGTATCTTCAGCCAAAGGTGGTAGATGAAATCCTATCCTTTATTGTAAAGAACTCAGGAAAGAACAGTAGCATTCTTTTTGATTATTTTCCCCAATCTGCAGTTGATGGAAGTTCTAAACTTGAGGCGGGGAGAAATATTCGGAATCAAATGTCACAGCTGGGAGAACCGTTTAAGTTCGGTATCAAGGAAGGAACAGTTGATGCATTCCTTACACAGCGTGGATTTACACAGGTATGCAATGTAACCATTGAAGATTGTAAAAAAGCCTATTTTCAAGGAATAAATAAAAATAGAATAGTTGATAGCCTGAAGTCGTTCGTCTACGCTGTTGTTCAATAA
- a CDS encoding class I SAM-dependent methyltransferase translates to MRVLTTILLKILGFFVLLQIALRIIKRFYVFSPPAFMGPFLDSDFRRKLQSPDKVIKRSGITEGMRILEVGCGSGAFTTFAAKASGIKGEIYALDIQPKMLLQLKKKLSRPENRDIKNIKLIEGDVHKLPFDDNSFDVVYTVTVLQELPDKNRALKEMKRVLKPSGILAVTEFLPDPDYPFKSTTIKLGEEAGFILDKVEGNLWNYTVRFKAQKSR, encoded by the coding sequence ATGCGGGTACTTACAACGATTTTACTGAAAATTTTAGGTTTTTTTGTTTTATTGCAAATTGCATTAAGAATCATAAAAAGATTTTATGTATTTTCACCTCCAGCATTTATGGGACCTTTTTTAGATAGCGATTTTAGAAGAAAATTGCAGTCTCCTGATAAAGTGATAAAACGAAGTGGGATAACAGAAGGAATGCGTATTCTTGAGGTGGGATGCGGAAGCGGAGCGTTTACAACTTTTGCTGCAAAGGCTAGTGGAATTAAAGGAGAAATATACGCTCTTGATATTCAACCAAAAATGTTACTGCAGCTAAAGAAGAAACTATCCAGACCAGAAAACAGAGATATCAAAAATATCAAGCTTATAGAAGGAGATGTGCATAAACTACCCTTTGATGACAATTCATTCGATGTAGTGTATACGGTAACAGTTCTTCAGGAACTTCCAGACAAAAATCGGGCTTTAAAGGAGATGAAAAGAGTCCTGAAGCCTAGTGGGATTCTTGCAGTAACAGAATTTTTACCCGATCCAGATTACCCTTTCAAATCTACCACTATTAAGTTAGGAGAAGAAGCTGGTTTTATCCTGGATAAAGTTGAAGGAAATCTCTGGAATTATACTGTAAGATTTAAGGCACAGAAATCTAGGTGA
- a CDS encoding amino acid permease gives MASVETTERLGCSLGFFSTFAIGTGTMIGAGIFILPGIALADAGSGAIISFLLGGIISIATAISMSELATGMPLAGGSYYYISRTMGAAPGAVIGLGSWLALIFKGTFALIGLAEYAQVFYPLPLYFVAAATGVILLVINYRGAKSSGSLQNFIVIFLLVILSLFIARVSVMVNPANFSPATSYGMTSIITTAGVVFISYLGLAEAASVSEEVKNPSKNLPLAFIASAVVVTLFYVATMIVIVGFFNPQVTGKSVTPLADIAGLMAGESGRIAIALGALLATLSTANGAILSSSRFPFAMSRDALMPEWFVLIHQKFETPHNAILVTGIVMILLLFLFDIEELARLGGAFNILIFILLNMAVIILRKRNLPGYEPTFRDPFFPYTQIFGIVGSIVLLPLLGGLPLLFTVMMIFAGIGWYSLYGRGKAIPEYNLFDLLENTVEKKEMQPVSLVKVLVPISNQKHESDLLKLADFMGSEIICLHVIEVPDQTNLKLAQEAYHEKKIEMDCRFKEEFESYPTILGHKREYIAAFDHSISNSILEQAEIEHADMIIMGWHEPKRFEYSHGVTNQVLLSSKRPIALLKGHLPDSIHKILVGYNGKENSVYGLSLAEKLAVNTGAGIEIISIISPDESQENRQKITDELESLVGKISSIPVSFRVLTKYSIEDALLEASNNNDLTIIGDSSERFKISLLGTLSQRIARHSKKPIVIVKKSKPISKESFNYLVKKHARRIYARLRGKRVMINSDISAGLV, from the coding sequence ATGGCATCAGTTGAAACGACTGAAAGGTTGGGATGTAGCCTTGGCTTTTTCTCAACTTTTGCAATCGGCACCGGCACTATGATTGGAGCTGGGATATTCATTCTTCCGGGAATTGCTTTAGCAGATGCGGGTTCTGGAGCAATAATCTCTTTTTTGCTTGGTGGGATTATTTCAATAGCTACAGCCATCAGCATGTCAGAGCTAGCAACCGGCATGCCTCTGGCAGGAGGCAGCTATTACTACATCAGCAGGACGATGGGAGCTGCGCCTGGTGCAGTAATCGGCCTTGGCTCCTGGCTGGCTTTAATCTTCAAGGGCACATTTGCACTCATCGGTCTTGCAGAATACGCTCAGGTCTTCTATCCCTTGCCTCTATATTTCGTAGCAGCTGCAACCGGCGTGATTCTGTTAGTGATTAACTACCGTGGGGCAAAAAGCAGCGGTTCACTGCAGAACTTTATTGTGATCTTTTTGCTTGTAATCCTATCTCTCTTCATAGCCCGAGTGTCTGTTATGGTTAATCCGGCTAACTTTTCACCTGCCACATCTTACGGGATGACCTCTATAATCACGACAGCAGGAGTTGTTTTCATATCCTATCTCGGGCTTGCAGAAGCTGCTTCAGTGTCCGAGGAAGTAAAAAACCCATCCAAGAACCTGCCTCTGGCGTTTATCGCTTCAGCCGTTGTAGTAACCTTATTCTACGTTGCCACAATGATAGTAATTGTAGGGTTCTTTAACCCTCAAGTAACCGGAAAATCAGTTACTCCTCTGGCTGATATTGCAGGTCTGATGGCAGGAGAGTCCGGAAGAATAGCAATAGCCCTGGGTGCGCTGCTTGCTACTCTTTCCACAGCTAATGGCGCTATATTATCGTCTTCCAGGTTTCCTTTTGCCATGAGCAGGGATGCACTTATGCCTGAATGGTTTGTCCTTATTCATCAAAAATTTGAAACTCCTCATAACGCTATACTTGTAACAGGAATAGTAATGATCTTGCTTTTATTCCTGTTTGACATAGAGGAGCTTGCAAGACTGGGTGGAGCTTTTAATATTTTGATATTTATCCTGCTAAATATGGCAGTGATAATCCTCAGAAAAAGAAACCTGCCAGGATATGAACCCACTTTCCGCGACCCGTTTTTTCCCTATACACAAATCTTCGGGATCGTTGGGAGCATAGTACTGCTTCCCCTGCTTGGTGGGCTACCTCTTCTTTTCACTGTAATGATGATTTTTGCTGGAATTGGCTGGTACTCACTCTATGGAAGGGGCAAAGCCATTCCAGAGTATAACTTATTTGACCTGCTGGAGAATACTGTTGAAAAGAAGGAAATGCAACCTGTTTCCCTGGTCAAAGTGCTTGTGCCGATCTCCAACCAGAAACATGAGAGTGACCTTTTGAAACTGGCAGATTTTATGGGGAGCGAGATAATTTGCCTTCATGTTATCGAGGTTCCGGATCAAACAAACTTAAAGTTAGCTCAGGAAGCTTACCATGAGAAAAAAATAGAAATGGACTGCCGTTTCAAAGAAGAATTTGAAAGTTATCCTACAATTCTCGGACATAAAAGAGAATATATTGCTGCCTTTGACCACAGCATATCAAACTCAATTCTGGAGCAGGCTGAAATTGAGCATGCAGACATGATTATTATGGGATGGCACGAGCCAAAGAGATTTGAGTACTCACATGGTGTTACAAACCAGGTTCTCCTGTCCTCAAAAAGGCCAATCGCGTTATTAAAGGGGCATCTGCCTGACAGCATCCACAAAATCCTTGTAGGGTATAATGGTAAAGAAAACTCGGTCTATGGTCTCTCTCTCGCAGAAAAACTGGCTGTAAACACAGGCGCTGGAATAGAAATTATCAGTATAATTAGTCCTGATGAATCTCAGGAAAACAGGCAGAAAATTACCGACGAACTAGAGAGCCTCGTTGGAAAAATCAGTTCTATACCTGTTAGTTTTAGAGTACTGACTAAATATTCCATAGAAGATGCTCTACTGGAGGCCTCAAACAACAATGACCTTACAATCATTGGCGACTCAAGTGAAAGATTTAAGATCTCTTTACTTGGTACTCTATCGCAGAGGATTGCAAGGCATTCTAAGAAACCTATAGTGATCGTCAAAAAATCAAAACCGATCTCAAAAGAAAGCTTTAATTATCTGGTTAAAAAGCACGCCCGCAGAATATATGCAAGGCTCAGGGGAAAAAGAGTTATGATAAACTCAGATATATCAGCAGGTTTGGTTTAA